In one Bacillus sp. PK3_68 genomic region, the following are encoded:
- a CDS encoding DUF4247 domain-containing protein, which produces MKKQLLLLVTLFTSAAVLLAGCGSVQIEDYISDNYSLIDVVRSQAAEDSYVYLAEDQQVKEVADELIQVQEPDEIGKYVNGKQVLIYDDQFVILTEAPKEPDQTLIEVSDQEFVRNHYHPGFFQGMLLGNMLSNMFGGGWDRDQRSRCNSAYNNDCYGGYGSTGRWNPGAAGRGSTFRGGGPGTGK; this is translated from the coding sequence ATGAAAAAACAACTATTATTGTTAGTTACTTTATTTACCTCCGCGGCCGTTTTGTTAGCAGGCTGCGGATCGGTACAAATAGAAGACTACATATCAGATAATTATTCGCTGATTGATGTCGTTCGCAGCCAAGCTGCAGAAGATTCTTATGTTTACTTGGCTGAAGATCAACAAGTGAAAGAGGTAGCGGATGAACTGATCCAGGTGCAGGAGCCTGATGAAATTGGAAAGTATGTAAATGGTAAACAAGTGCTTATTTATGATGATCAATTCGTCATTTTAACTGAGGCACCTAAAGAGCCGGACCAGACACTAATCGAAGTGTCTGACCAGGAATTTGTCCGTAATCATTATCATCCGGGCTTCTTTCAAGGGATGCTCCTTGGAAACATGTTAAGCAATATGTTTGGAGGAGGCTGGGACCGTGATCAGCGCTCGCGCTGCAATTCAGCTTACAATAACGATTGCTATGGCGGCTATGGTTCGACTGGTAGATGGAATCCTGGAGCAGCCGGACGTGGTTCTACTTTTCGAGGCGGGGGTCCGGGCACAGGAAAATAA
- a CDS encoding B12-binding domain-containing protein codes for MSEEAREFAEYLLEGDALASIDFIKHRKQLTTLELFNQLVTPAMRHVGELWENNKITVADEHLATGTCDFVLSRLFPWQKEQPSVNKKAMFLCPQGERHYLGLKMVSSLFVESGWSVRFFGSDLPLESALTTAHKWQPDVIGLSVAIVYHLPHLQDYIERFSDLPSRPAIILGGRLAGMYDLKPYCSESTIIFEDLQAAHLWLKNNRIEGESNVSL; via the coding sequence ATGAGCGAGGAAGCACGTGAGTTTGCCGAATATTTACTGGAAGGTGATGCGCTGGCATCCATAGATTTTATTAAACATCGAAAGCAGTTGACCACGTTGGAACTATTTAATCAGCTTGTTACACCTGCAATGAGGCATGTAGGAGAGCTGTGGGAAAATAATAAGATTACGGTGGCTGATGAGCATTTGGCTACCGGTACCTGTGACTTTGTCTTATCGCGATTGTTCCCATGGCAGAAGGAACAACCTTCAGTCAACAAAAAAGCCATGTTTTTATGTCCGCAGGGGGAACGCCATTACCTCGGATTAAAAATGGTGAGCAGCCTATTTGTGGAGTCAGGCTGGAGCGTTCGTTTTTTCGGTTCTGACCTGCCTTTAGAATCGGCACTGACAACCGCTCATAAATGGCAGCCAGATGTAATTGGCTTATCAGTAGCGATCGTATACCATCTTCCGCATTTACAAGATTATATCGAGCGGTTTTCTGATTTACCTTCCCGGCCCGCTATTATTCTTGGAGGAAGATTGGCCGGCATGTATGATCTAAAGCCGTATTGCTCAGAAAGCACAATAATTTTTGAGGATTTGCAGGCCGCTCATTTATGGTTGAAGAATAACAGGATAGAGGGGGAGTCGAATGTCTCCTTATAA
- a CDS encoding STAS domain-containing protein has product MSSGLAFIPLFGDITKEKLEAITGKALQSAYEGDYSHIVVDFTAVGQIEKEGVDKLLELFTMLRYMSGAEIEVVGMKPHHSQIMNSLQNNWSFSFSSSLAEVLQRKNK; this is encoded by the coding sequence TTGTCTTCCGGTTTAGCATTTATTCCTCTTTTCGGTGACATAACGAAGGAAAAGCTGGAAGCCATTACTGGAAAGGCATTGCAGTCCGCTTATGAGGGAGATTATAGCCATATTGTAGTGGATTTTACTGCGGTTGGACAAATAGAAAAGGAGGGCGTGGATAAGCTGCTTGAACTTTTCACTATGCTAAGATATATGAGTGGTGCCGAGATTGAAGTAGTCGGAATGAAGCCGCATCATTCTCAGATAATGAACTCCCTCCAAAATAATTGGTCTTTTTCATTTTCTTCCTCACTAGCAGAGGTATTGCAAAGAAAAAATAAATAA
- a CDS encoding diacylglycerol kinase family protein — MKKAMVIANPSSGKEEAEIYLKKIRRQLESKEYRVDIRLTSKEGDAVTWASEACANKYEAVVSIGGDGTLSETINGLAEKEYRPALGIVPLGTINDFARALGIPLDPEEAIAIIGGSKLQKTDIGKINNRYFLNIVALGEIAESTADVSAGQKTVLGSFAYFLEGAKTLVHKTSFDAAVIADEQQWEGEALLFLAALTNSVGGFENIAPEAKTDDGKLHCFIIKDTALPKLVRVIANLLKGNLKKDPDVLYFRSSQVTISSSVRLKANVDGDTGEKVPVTLQVLKEHINVFTP, encoded by the coding sequence ATGAAGAAAGCAATGGTTATTGCCAATCCTTCTTCAGGAAAAGAAGAGGCAGAGATTTATTTAAAAAAGATCCGTCGACAATTGGAGAGCAAGGAATATAGAGTGGATATCCGTTTGACGAGCAAAGAAGGTGATGCGGTAACATGGGCATCAGAGGCTTGTGCGAACAAGTATGAGGCAGTCGTTTCAATCGGAGGAGATGGGACGCTGAGTGAAACAATAAATGGTCTGGCGGAAAAAGAGTACAGACCGGCACTCGGTATCGTCCCGCTTGGTACGATAAATGATTTTGCCAGGGCACTAGGTATTCCACTTGATCCCGAAGAGGCAATCGCTATCATTGGAGGAAGTAAACTTCAGAAAACGGATATCGGAAAAATCAATAATCGCTACTTTTTAAATATCGTAGCTCTTGGCGAGATCGCTGAATCAACGGCAGATGTATCAGCCGGACAAAAAACAGTGCTTGGATCATTTGCTTATTTTTTGGAAGGCGCAAAAACACTCGTTCATAAAACATCATTTGATGCGGCCGTTATCGCTGATGAACAACAGTGGGAGGGAGAGGCGCTGCTATTCCTTGCTGCTTTAACGAATTCTGTTGGCGGCTTTGAAAATATAGCGCCGGAAGCAAAAACGGATGATGGCAAATTGCACTGTTTTATTATTAAAGATACAGCTCTTCCGAAGCTTGTTCGAGTGATAGCCAACCTGTTGAAGGGCAATTTAAAAAAAGATCCCGATGTTCTCTATTTTCGCTCCAGCCAAGTAACCATTTCTTCAAGCGTACGGTTAAAAGCAAATGTGGACGGTGATACGGGGGAGAAAGTTCCAGTCACTCTTCAAGTGTTAAAGGAACATATAAATGTTTTTACACCATAA
- a CDS encoding DUF350 domain-containing protein has translation MNPFLLTFLYFAVAILIVLAGLFIFEMVTRKYKDWHEIKEANIAVALSIGGKIIGICIILMFSILHNDTIVETLIWGGYGVVLQMAAYLLFELFTRNFSVQEQLKARNTAVGIVSFCVSVGLSFVIGASIT, from the coding sequence ATGAATCCGTTTTTATTAACCTTCCTTTATTTTGCTGTAGCCATTTTAATTGTATTGGCTGGTTTATTTATTTTTGAGATGGTTACGAGAAAATATAAAGATTGGCATGAAATTAAAGAAGCTAACATTGCTGTAGCATTGTCTATCGGTGGGAAAATCATCGGTATCTGTATTATTTTAATGTTCTCTATCCTTCATAATGATACGATTGTAGAAACGTTAATCTGGGGTGGATATGGAGTTGTTTTGCAAATGGCTGCTTATTTGTTATTTGAACTGTTTACGCGCAACTTCTCAGTACAAGAACAGCTGAAAGCACGTAATACGGCTGTTGGGATTGTTTCTTTCTGTGTTTCTGTTGGACTTTCGTTTGTAATTGGCGCGTCTATTACATAG
- a CDS encoding thiamine pyrophosphate-dependent enzyme, whose translation MTKLSGGQTIVKVMEKEGVKKAFCVPGESYLGVIDALYEHPSIQLISTRHEGGASFMAEAYAKVSGGTGVCMATRGPGAANLSIGLHTAMQDSTPLVALIGQVERPFKGKEAFQEVEFTAFFSHLCKWTVEIESIERIPELLHRAFYIAKSGRPGPVVVSLPHDMLEDTAEYIEQHVQDEYVPKPADEAVHVVLEKIREAARPIIIAGGGVTRTKSADLLVRFAETMNVPVATAFRRFDAFPNSHSHYAGWLGFGSDKELLDYIKNADLVIALGTRFSQVTTQDYTLLGEQTKLIQVDISPDSIGKVYPPVLGITADVKQFLQKALEVSVPTKDEAKERVVERLHAAYLTFSSAPKDYSEQYVDMDGMLYDMMRIFPKDTILTSDAGNFFGWLSRYYRFDRQNTYIGPTSGAMGYGLPAAIGAKIAQPGKMVVSFSGDGGFMMTMQELETAVRIQVPVIAIVINNNMYGTIRAHQEKHFPGRVVATELSNANFAELAKLFGCHGEQVTKNEDFLPALERAKASGRPAVIEVLTNPALLSASQSKTIHSNVQRAT comes from the coding sequence ATGACAAAATTATCCGGAGGGCAAACGATTGTAAAAGTAATGGAAAAGGAGGGGGTTAAAAAAGCTTTTTGTGTGCCTGGAGAGAGTTACCTTGGAGTCATTGATGCGCTGTATGAGCACCCGTCTATCCAACTGATTTCTACCCGTCATGAGGGCGGGGCATCTTTTATGGCAGAAGCTTATGCAAAAGTATCGGGAGGCACAGGGGTTTGCATGGCTACACGGGGGCCGGGCGCAGCGAATCTTTCCATCGGTTTGCATACGGCTATGCAGGACTCTACGCCGCTCGTCGCTTTAATTGGACAGGTGGAACGGCCATTCAAAGGAAAGGAAGCATTCCAGGAAGTAGAATTCACAGCATTTTTCAGTCATTTGTGTAAATGGACAGTAGAAATTGAATCCATTGAAAGGATTCCGGAGTTACTTCACCGGGCGTTCTATATAGCGAAGTCCGGCCGTCCAGGACCAGTAGTTGTTTCTTTGCCTCACGATATGCTTGAAGATACCGCAGAATATATAGAGCAGCACGTGCAGGATGAATATGTGCCTAAGCCTGCTGATGAAGCTGTTCACGTTGTTCTGGAAAAGATTCGGGAAGCTGCACGGCCTATTATCATTGCAGGCGGAGGAGTGACCCGGACAAAATCAGCTGACCTGCTCGTCCGCTTTGCAGAAACAATGAATGTTCCTGTGGCCACAGCCTTCCGTCGGTTTGATGCATTCCCAAATAGCCATTCACATTATGCCGGCTGGCTTGGCTTTGGTTCGGACAAAGAATTGCTCGATTACATTAAAAATGCTGATTTGGTAATAGCATTAGGCACTCGTTTTTCTCAAGTGACTACGCAGGACTATACGCTGCTCGGCGAACAGACGAAGCTGATTCAAGTGGATATTTCTCCTGATAGCATTGGCAAAGTATATCCGCCTGTTCTTGGTATTACAGCAGACGTCAAACAGTTTTTGCAAAAAGCTTTGGAAGTATCAGTCCCTACGAAGGATGAAGCGAAGGAGCGGGTAGTCGAAAGGTTACATGCAGCGTATCTCACTTTTTCATCGGCACCAAAAGATTATTCAGAACAATACGTTGATATGGATGGCATGCTTTATGATATGATGCGTATATTTCCGAAAGATACCATTCTAACAAGCGATGCCGGCAACTTTTTTGGCTGGCTGTCACGCTATTACCGCTTTGACCGTCAGAACACTTATATTGGGCCAACGTCAGGTGCGATGGGATATGGGCTGCCAGCGGCCATTGGCGCAAAGATAGCGCAGCCGGGCAAAATGGTTGTTTCTTTTTCCGGGGATGGAGGCTTCATGATGACGATGCAGGAGCTTGAAACGGCTGTTCGCATCCAGGTTCCAGTCATCGCTATTGTCATTAATAATAATATGTATGGAACGATCCGGGCCCATCAGGAAAAGCACTTTCCGGGAAGAGTCGTAGCAACAGAGTTATCCAATGCTAATTTTGCCGAGCTAGCCAAACTATTTGGCTGTCACGGGGAACAAGTGACAAAAAATGAAGATTTTCTGCCGGCTTTGGAAAGAGCAAAAGCGAGCGGGCGCCCGGCTGTGATAGAGGTACTGACAAACCCGGCACTTTTGTCTGCCAGCCAGTCAAAAACCATTCATTCAAACGTACAAAGGGCTACTTAA
- a CDS encoding antibiotic biosynthesis monooxygenase family protein, which translates to MYVVHSTFSVGDHQAEEVISIYKNRSRLVDKTEGFQHFLLLQNDKKPGELTVQLAFQTKGAYLSWVRSEEFKKIHELEKNYPDKELSAVIPTVRQFKVVAT; encoded by the coding sequence GTGTATGTTGTTCACTCGACATTTTCTGTGGGGGATCACCAGGCAGAAGAAGTAATCTCTATCTATAAGAATCGTTCGCGTTTGGTAGACAAGACAGAAGGCTTTCAGCATTTCTTATTGCTGCAAAATGATAAAAAACCAGGCGAACTGACGGTCCAACTGGCTTTTCAAACAAAAGGCGCCTATTTATCGTGGGTGCGCAGTGAAGAATTTAAAAAAATTCACGAATTGGAAAAAAACTATCCGGACAAAGAGCTGTCCGCCGTTATTCCAACTGTCCGCCAGTTTAAAGTGGTGGCTACATGA
- a CDS encoding PspA/IM30 family protein, with amino-acid sequence MFQFFKRMKTYVGSELNAALDKAEDPVKMLDQFMREMEMDIRDAETAVAKQIANEKMLKKKLDEANNMVEKRQQQAITALEAGNEDLARRALEDKKVYEGQAESMRSAYEQASQDAAVLREKLDEMKREYQEMKLKKDSLKARAESAKTRTKMNRAMSSIGGDESRRGFERMEEKVLQYEAEAETSDDLRSSSRGIDEELDALKTNSAIDEELAALKKKLGKE; translated from the coding sequence ATGTTTCAATTTTTTAAAAGAATGAAGACCTACGTAGGATCAGAATTAAATGCAGCTTTAGACAAAGCGGAAGATCCGGTGAAAATGCTTGACCAGTTTATGCGGGAAATGGAAATGGACATCCGCGATGCAGAAACGGCTGTGGCTAAGCAGATTGCTAATGAAAAAATGCTGAAAAAGAAGCTGGATGAAGCCAATAACATGGTAGAAAAACGCCAGCAGCAAGCTATTACTGCGTTGGAAGCAGGAAACGAGGATCTTGCCCGCCGTGCTCTTGAAGATAAAAAAGTGTATGAAGGCCAGGCTGAATCAATGCGCTCAGCTTATGAACAGGCGTCGCAAGATGCGGCTGTTTTACGGGAAAAGCTTGATGAAATGAAGAGGGAATATCAGGAAATGAAACTGAAAAAAGATTCGCTGAAGGCTCGTGCTGAATCAGCGAAGACAAGAACTAAAATGAACCGGGCGATGTCTTCCATTGGTGGGGATGAATCTCGTCGGGGATTTGAGCGCATGGAAGAAAAAGTATTGCAGTATGAAGCGGAAGCGGAAACATCTGATGACTTAAGGTCTTCTTCACGTGGGATTGATGAGGAACTGGATGCGTTGAAAACGAACAGTGCAATTGATGAGGAGCTAGCTGCACTAAAGAAAAAATTAGGGAAAGAGTAA
- a CDS encoding DUF4178 domain-containing protein, translating to MGFFDRLFKKEKETVKVEERTVLNLQVGDIVTYDLLDYQVTGKLHYNDSGFMWDAYQLQGETGVLWLAVEMDDELELGMYRAVKLPLEEPIPKKITYDGREYRMIESGKAYVKGEGRSQNVHGKELKYFDFEDDSEEHFLSVEIWGSEVEVSYGYAIEEYELKILAGS from the coding sequence ATGGGGTTTTTTGACCGGTTGTTTAAAAAAGAAAAAGAGACGGTGAAGGTAGAAGAAAGAACCGTTTTAAACCTACAGGTCGGTGATATTGTTACATATGATCTGCTGGATTACCAAGTAACGGGGAAGCTTCATTATAATGACAGCGGCTTTATGTGGGATGCTTATCAATTGCAAGGAGAAACCGGAGTTTTATGGCTCGCTGTGGAAATGGATGATGAATTAGAACTTGGAATGTATCGCGCTGTTAAACTGCCGCTTGAAGAGCCAATTCCTAAAAAAATCACCTATGATGGCCGAGAATATAGAATGATAGAGAGCGGTAAGGCGTACGTTAAAGGAGAAGGGCGCAGCCAGAATGTGCATGGAAAAGAATTAAAGTACTTTGATTTTGAAGATGATTCCGAAGAGCATTTTTTGTCTGTTGAAATATGGGGCAGCGAAGTAGAAGTAAGCTATGGTTATGCCATTGAAGAATATGAACTAAAAATTTTAGCGGGAAGCTAA